Sequence from the Petrotoga sp. 9PW.55.5.1 genome:
GGAGTAATTTCATCGTCTTGTTCTCCACCGTTAGTATCTTCTTCAGAGGATAAAGGTACACATCCAACAATAAGTAACATAGAAATTGTTAAAACTACTACCCATAAAAATTTTTTCACATCTACCACCTCCAGTAATTTAGTAAATTTATTCTATCTTTACTATTTCTGCAGTGTTTCTTACTCTTAACCTTGGACCCTGAGGATCCTTAGAAGCAATTCCAATTGCGCTTACAGTATCTCCAATTTCAATAGAAGGATCCCATTTACCCAACATTTCTTCGTTTCCGGTGCCATCACCAATGTAACCTTCCACATAAACTCTTGCTTCACCTGTTCCGTCGTTTAAATACAAGGAGCTTTCGGTCATTCCTGTTACTGTTCCTTCCACTTTGATAAGCCAACCTTGATATTCATCTTTCATACTATCTCCTGTGCTTATTTCTAAAGGAGGAACTTCTGCGGGATTCTCATCTATAATTATAATGTCTTTATTTTCATCTTCGATCTGTACTTCAAACTCTCCCAAATAATGATCTACAGTGCCTATTACTCTTATTTTTACACCGAGCTCCAAAGGAATTTGTGAAACCCCAAAAACACATATGCCTCCAGTTTCATCTTGAGCATATATAACATCAAAGAAAGCATTATCTGAAGGATTATCTATTGCGGGAGAATAAGTAGTTGTCCTTCCTTCTATCATAACTTTTTCTCCTAAAAGATCTGGTATTCCATTGTTATCTTCATCTTTTCTTACTTCAGATATATCCATCAAGTCAATTGTCATCCAATTTATAATATTTTCAGTAATCAATTTATTTGAGTAAAAATCTGCAGATTGTCCAGCTGTTTCAAAATCTGAAAAGAATATAGAACCTGCTACAACAATCTTTGCACCACTTTCTAGCTCTTCAGCTGCTAAAACATAAACTTCTCCTTGATCAACAGGAGTATTATCTCCTTTATTGTCTGCATCCGAAGTTTCAGTAGTATCATGACCTTTTACTAACCAATCAACATTTTCATCACTTTCCCCCTCAAGTATAACCGAGCAACCACTGTAGAAACTATAAGTTTTTTCTTCTGGAATATTATTTGTCAGATAGTATTTGGAAGATACATAGTCATCAAAATACAAGCGCCACGGTTGCCCACCATTATTGTCATAATCAACAACTTGATCGTCGTTAATTCTCAAGCTTGATCCTATTGTCTCTAATATATTGTTTATTTGTGTAGAAGTTTGGAATTCGCCTTCTCCGTCTTTATAATCCGCCCTTCCAGCAACGATTAAGTTACCACCTTCTTCAGTATATCTTGCAATTGCTTCTAATTCATCCTGGGCAAAGACGCTTCGATTGTCTCCTAAACGGTCAGGACCTGTTATAATCAATACGTCAGTATTTTTTAGTAAATTGTCAGATATTCTTTCTTCATTTACAATAAAAATATATCCTTCCTCTTCGATCATTTGTTGTAAAGCGGAGTAATTATCATCATAATAGCCACTTACATAATCATTAAAATGTGAAGCATCTAAAATGATTTTTGTAGCATTTTCTTCATCTCTAAAGCTTACTGTTACCTCTTCAGTAAACTCTCGAGGGATTCCATCTATCATTATTTCTGATCGTGCATAAATAGTATAATCACCTTCAATGCTCGAAGACCATTCAAAGGAAACTTCTCCGATACCTGCTGATTCAATAATATTTATAGTTTTCTCACCAATTTTATTTTCAGGGCTTATTTGATCTTTGTAAAATTCAACAACAACGTTTTCAAAATCTTGTAGAGTATTATTATATAATGTTGCCTTTATTTCAACATTTTCTCCAATGATTTGTATTCTTCGAGAAACTTCCAATTTAGAGAATCCAGCGCGAACAACTTCTCCTGCCCATACAGGTGCAGTTACTGCAATATCCCCATCTTCTTGCTCAATTCTTACATAATAATAATCATATAATGGCTTTAACTCTAAATTCCATAAGATTTCGTTAGAATCAAAAGATTTACTTTCAACTTCTATGCCTCCATTAGCAATCAAACTGACTTTTGTTATACTATCTGATTCATCAGGATCAACTGCTGAAATGTGTATTCTTAAATTTTGTGGATTTTCTAATATGCTTCCCATTATTTCATCATTTACTATGTATGTGATCTCAAGATTTTTATCTTCAGTTGCATAAACTCTATAATTTCGTATTGCGTCATAGATACTTTCTCTAGATAATTCAGGGGCCAAAACTACAGTTCTTGCATCATTGGCAGTACCCCACTCTCTTCGATGGTTATCTTGATTATTAGAGGGAGCAACATGCCAACCTTTATCTAATGCGCGAGTATAATACTCATAACTTCGAAAATAACCAGGCCCACCAACTGGACCTTCACCATTACCTACTTCTATTAAATGAATTACGTTATCAAATTCTGGCTTATAATAGCTAAAATCATTAAAATCACCAAAAGTTTCTCCTGGATGATTCCATTGAGAAATAGAATCAGGAGATTGTGCCAAAAGTTCATAATATGTTAAAAGATCCATTTCTGGTACATCACGAGATGCAAACCATGGAGTGTTAAATGTATTAATATGTCCCCACCCACCTGTACTACCACTCCAGGTCATTTCAAATCCGGCTATAGCGACGAATCTTCCGTCTTCATTGAATTCATCAGCGACAGCATTTAATCTTTTCCATTTTTCACTTGTAGAATCTTCAACATCAGTAATTGTTTCATTATATCTATCTGTATCATTGTCAAACCAATTTGAGTGATCTGTAACAGCAAAAAAATCAAGGTTTGCCATATCTCTTGCCCATTCGTAAGCTTCTTCAGGAGTTCCTTGCCCATCAGAAAGGTTAGTATGACTATGTAGTTGGCCAAAATAAAAATTATAACTTAGAATATCGTTATAATCATCTTTTGAATCAGAACCATTAGTAAATAACAAGCATCCACTTAATACAAAAGAAACTAAAGCAATGCTAATAAAGAAGATACTTTTTTTAAGATGTTTTCCTTTCAATTAATACACCTCCAAATATTTTTTAATTTACTAACTTTAGAAATTCCAAAACTTAAGTTTGGCCCATCTTTTAGCTTTAAATTTATTCAAAAACACCTCCTTTCTAATCCTCAATAATTCTTAATTTTATTAGCCTTTTCGATACTTTGGAATTAAACCAATATAGTAGACATAAAAAAGTATGTTTCGTCATTCCCTTTATAAGAATGGGTGAATGCGACTGTTTTATGTTGCAGACGGAATAGTTTAACGTTTTTTAAATTCAAATGCTCATTTTCTGAAAATTACCATTTCTAAAGTCCCTATTTGTGTATGTCCCATCTTAATACATAACACTGTATCTTTATTTTTTATTTTCTTTCTTGCCATTTCTTGACATCTTCTAAAACTACATTCGTTAAGTTGCTTATGCTTCCAGCTGAATATTTGTCCCCATACATCCTTTCTATGAAACTACTTTTCTCAACCCTTACATACACAAAATATTTTACAACATCGTTGAAAATAATGTCAAATATGATTAGAAACCATTAGTACCATTTAAGTGAAAATAATTCTTATTAACTCACAAAATTTAAATTTTTCTATTAAATTAGCTGTAAATGGTAAAATAACAACAATTTTTCTTTATATTATAAAGTAAAAATCTCAATTTTTAAGATTTTTGCTTTTATTCATCCTTAATTCTTTTTAATTTTTCTTAATCTCCCCTTATCGTCCATAATCAAACTTTTATTTTTCGATTAAAAGAGTTATTATATAAGTAGTTAAACGGTTAAGTGATTATAACAAAAATGGAGAGATAGACCTATGCCACCTAAGAAGAATAAAAACTCAAGATTGACTATAGAAGATATTGCAAATATTGCCAACGTATCTAAGGCAACTATCTCCTATGTAATTAATGAAAAACCAGGGGTAAGTAAAGAAGTAAGACAAAAAGTAAAAAAGATAATCGAAGAATATAACTATGTTCCAAATTCTGCTGCAAGAGGGTTAGCAGGAGAAAAAACGCACTTCATTGGACTGGTTATACCAGACATTTCAGACATTTTCTATGCGAATATAATTAGAGGTGTTGAAAAAACATCAAATAAATTAGGATTCTTTCTAAATCTATTAACAACTCATGCACAAGCTGAAAGAGAGCAGCAAGTTATTAAACTATTCAATAAAAGTATGGTTGATGGTTTAATAGTAATGGCATATTACTTAAAAGATCAATACATCGATATATTAACCGAAAGTGGAATTCCTTTTGTTTTTATAGATTATCCTCCAAAAAATGAAGAAATTTATTCTGTATTAGTTGATAATGAGTCCGGGGCTTTTGAAGCTACTGAGTATCTCATTTTTTTAGGGCATAAAAAGATAGCTTTCTTAGAAGGTTCAAAAGTAGCATGGGATTCAAAAGCAAGATTTGAAGGTTATCTAAAAGCATTAAAAGCTCATTCATTAGAATTCAATCCAAATTTAGTTGAAAATGGTAACTTTACCAAAGAAGAAGGTTATTTAGCAACAAAGAGGTTGCTTATTAAAAAAGAAAAGTTCACAGCAATATTTTCTGCTAACGATCAAATGGCTATTGGAGCTATAAGAGCTTTAAAAGAAGCAGGTTTAAAAGTTCCAGATGATATTTCAATAGTTGGTTTTGATAATATAGAGGCAAGCTCTATAATCGAACCACCTTTAACAACAGTAAGTCAACCTATTTATGAAATGGGGAAAAAGGCAGTGGATGTATTAGTGAAATTAATAAATAAAGAGGAAGTAAGAGAGAAAAAAATCATGCTCAAAACGAAATTAATAGAGAGGCATTCTTGCAGAAAATTATAAAATTTTTTATGGCAATATACTTAACCGATTAAGTATTTATAAACAAGCAAATAAGAGGGAGGTCATAACAATGTTTGAGACAAAGTATGGATATTTTTCACAAGGCGGAAAAGAATACATAATAAAAACTCCTGAAACTCCAAGACCATGGATAAATGTTATTTCCAACGGAGACTATGGAATGGTTATTTCTCAGAGTGGATCTGGTTATAGTTGGAGAACTCATGCGAGTCTAAACAGAATAACTAGATGGGAACAAGATTTAATTAAAGATGAATGGGGAAAATATATTTACATAAAAGATAATGAAAATGGCGAATTTTGGTCTCCTTCTTGGAAACCTGTATGTAAAAACCCTCAAGAATTTAAAGTTAGACATGGGCAAGGATATTCAATATTTGAGACCAAATATTTTAATATCAAAACTGAATTAACGATGTTCGTTGCAAAAGAAGATCCTGTAGAAATTTGGAAATTAAAGGTAAAAAATCTTTCTAATAGAAGAAGAAAACTTTCACTATTCACCTATTTTGAATGGTGTTTGGGAGCTGCACCAGATTGGCATAGAGAATTTCATAAAACGTTTATAGAAACTTCTTTAAATGAAAAACTAAATTGTATTTTAGCAAAAAAAAGAATGTGGGAAATTCCAAATGAGAAAGGTCAAAACTGGAATAAAGAATGGGAGTACCTTGCTTTTCATTCTGTTAATGAAAATATTAGCGGGGCAGAAGGATCAAAAGAACAATTTTTAGGCATGTACAACAATATATCAAATCCAAAAGCTGTAATAACAGGTAATATATCCGGGGTCTTTGGAAAATGGGAAGATTCTATTGCTAGCTTAAAGAACGATATTTCTTTAGAACCAGGTGAAGAAAAAACCTTGGTATATTTATTAGGAGCTTTGAAAAAAGGAGGCGAAGATAAAAATCTTGAAAAAATCATTGAAAAATATAGTGATTTAAAGAATGTTGACGAAGAATTAAACAGAGTCAATCAAATGTGGGAGGAAATGCTTTCTACTTTTCAAGTTGAAACTGCCGATAAAGGTTTTGATTTTTTAATAAATAGATGGCTTAAGTATCAAGCAATATCAGGCAGACTGTGGGGAAGAACAGCTTATTATCAAACTGGTGGAGCGTTTGGGTTCAGAGATCAACTACAAGATAGTCAAATATTTTTATACATTGATCCTGAGAAAACAAAAAATCAAATAAAACTTCACGCGCGACATCAATTTAATGATGGAAGTGTACTCCATTGGTGGCATCCTATATCCGAAATAGGTCACAAAAATAATATATCAGATAACAGACTTTGGCTTGCTTATATTACTATAAAGTATTTGAAAGAAACTAACGATTATGAATTTTTGAATGAAAAGATACCTTATTTAGATGGAGGAGAAGGGGGCTTATACGAACATTGTGTCAAAGCTATTAATTATAATTTAAACAAATTAAGCGATAGAGGGTTACCTCTAATTGGTGATGGAGATTGGAACGATGGTATGAACGCGGTTGGTACACAGGGGAAAGGAGAGAGTATTTGGCTTGGACACTTTTTATACGGTGTTTTAATAGATTTTTCAAAAGTGTGTGAAAAAATGAAAGATAAGGTAAATAAGAATAAATTTTTAACTGAAGCAAAACAATTAAAGGAAAATATAAATAAATATGGATGGGATGGAGAATGGTATATAAGAGCTTTTAAAGACAATAGTGAGCCTGTTGGAAGTAAAATGTGTGAAGAAGGAAAAATATTCTTAAATGCTCAAATTTGGGCTATTATAAACGAGACAGCTACAGAAGAAAGAAAAACACTTGCTTATCAATCTGCTAAAAAATATCTTTTTAAAGATTATGGTCCACTTCTTTTCTATCCAGCCTATAAAACACCGGATTCCAATGTTGGTTATTTAAGCAGGTACGCTCCAGGAGTTAGGGAAAATGGTGGATTATACACTCATGCTGGTACTTGGGCTATCTTAGCTGCATCTAAGATGAAAGATCCTGATACTTACAAAATATACAAGAGTTTTATGCCTGTTTATAGGGGTCTAGAACCAGATAAGTATCTTGTAGAACCTTATGTAACTCCAGGGAATGTGGATGGATCTGACTCTCCATACTTTGGAAGAGGTGGATGGACTTGGTATTCCGGATCTGCTGCATGGTATTTTATTGTAGGAGTTGAAGGAATTTTAGGTCTAAAACCTGATTGGAATGGTTTAATAATAGAGCCACTTTTACCAGAAGAATGGAAAGAAGTTCAAGTCAAAAGACATTTTAGAGGAAAAGTTTTAAACATTTCCTACAAAAAAAACAGTGAGAAAAAGATACTTGTAAATGGAAAAAAGTTAGAAGGTAACGTTTTAAATCCAGAGAATTTTAAAGAAAATATTTTAAACGTGGAAGTTTATTTTTAGTCAAACTCACCTTTTATCAACATGTATACGGATTTTGGAATTTCTAAAGTGAGTAAAAAAAATAACAAAGAGGAGGTAAGAAAGTATGAAAAAAGTAACGTATTTACTGATGGCTGTAGTACTACTTTTTAGTTTATCTGTTTTTTCACAGTCCCTTATTCACAGTTTTGAATATACTCATGATTTAAACAATGATAACTCAGGATCGACCTTTGAATTAAGCGGAAGATTTGTATATGAGGGTAAATACTCAGTAATCGTTGTGCCCTCTGGAGAATCAGCCGAAACAAAGATGGCTTTTGAATTATCTGGAGACAGATTGAACAATTGGTTAGGGAACGACACTTTAAGGTTAGCAGTTTATACCAAACCTGTCACAACTTTGAAACCTAATAAATTCTTTTTAGGCATGGCAGATGTTACAGAAGGTTGGAAATGGGTAGATGGAGTATTTTCTGAAACAGAACCAAAAGATGGATGGAATATTGTAGAATACAAACTCACTGACAAGATGAAGGATGTAATGCCAGATGGAAAATACATGCTTTATTTCTCTTTTATGCATACTCAAGGAGTAACAAATATTCCTTTGAAAGATCCTTTTTACGTAGACAATTTAATAGCTTTAAACTCAGAAGAACCTGAAATCGAAAGAATATATATTTGGTCTATGGATAGTGAAGAAGAGATAGGAACTTTTGGTAATGATAATACAGGAGCAAAATTTGAATTAGTAAAAGATTTAGCCGCCGAAGGTTTATACGCAATGAAAGTAATTCCTGATGGTGAAGCAATCGAAGCAAAAATTGCTATTGAACTATCTGGTGAGAAAGTACCACTTTGGATGGGTAGAAACGAAGTAACAATGAACGTTTATATTCCAAAAGAAAATAAAATTAAACCTACTATGTATTTCTTAGGTATGGCAGATGTTACTTCTGGATGGGAATGGGTTGGAGGAGTATTTTCCGATACTCAAGTAAACCCGGGATGGAACAAAGTAGAGTTTGAAATTGCAGGTAACATGAGCAATTTGGTGGAAGGAAATAAATACATGATTTATCTCGCATTTGGTGGTTTTGATGAAGATAATGTTAAAACGCCTTTATACGAACCTTTTTATGTAGATGGAATATTTGTCGAAAAATCAAGCAAGCCCACAGTAGAAGAAGTATTAGCGATGGTTCCAACAAGCGTCAAAGAAGAAGTGCAGAATCTTTTAGAATTAGAAGACGAGCCTTTATTAGAGGAAATACAAAAAAGAGCTTTCTTATATTTCTGGAATGAAGCAAACCCAACAAATGGTTTAATTAAAGATAGAAGTACAAAAGATTCTCCTTCAAGTATAGCGGCAGTTGGTATGGGACTTTCTGCTATTCCTGTTGGAATTGAAAGAGGTTGGGTTAGCTATGAAGAAGGATACGAAAGAGTTTTAACAACTTTAACAACTTTTGTCAATGGAGAAGTTGAAGGAATGAATGGTTTCTTCTATCATTTTGTTGATATGAACACAGGTAAAAGAGCCTTGAATAGTGAGATTTCCTCAATTGATACCGCGATTTTAGTAAGCGGAGCGTTAACAGCAGGAGCGTATTTTAAAGATACGCAAGTCGAAGAACTTGCCAATACTTTATACGAAAATGTTAATTGGCAATGGATGCTAGATGGTGGAGATACTTTATCAATGGGATACAAACCCGAAGCAGGATTCTTAGGCGCAAGATGGGATTCATTTAACGAAGGATTGTTAGCTTATGTATTAGCTATAGGTTCTCCAACATATCCAATATCACCTGACTCTTGGGACAAAATATTTAGACCTGTTAAAAATGATACATACATATATTTGCCACAAGAAACTCTATTCGTGTATCAATATCCAAATATTTGGATAGACTTTAGAGATAAAGAAGATAAATATGCAAATTATTTCAACAATGCAGAAGCTGCTACTAGATTTAATTGGTTGTTTGCAGTGCAAAATAGATTCAAATACGAAACATATGATATGGATATTTGGGGACTTTCTGCAAGTGATGGCCCAACTGGATACAAGGCTTATGGTGCTGTTGAAGGTAACCATGATGGAACTGTAGCCCCATACGCATCGATATCTTCGGTACCGTTTACTTATGATCTTTCAATGAACTCTATCAGAGGTATGTTGAGTAAATACGGGCCTTTGGTATGGGGAGAATATGGATTCTATAGTGCGTTCAATGTTGATGAAGTTTGGTTCTCAGATCAATACATAGGAATAGATCAAGGAGATATTATTTTAATGATCGAAAACTATAGAACAGGAATGATTTGGGATTTGTTTATGAGTAACGAACATATTCAGGATGCCTTAAACAAAATTGGATTTGTTGATAAAGTTTCGGATTACTCCGTAACGCCATGGTATGTCGAGGAATACCAAAGGCTTCTAACAAGTTCTGAAGAAAAGTTAGCTTTAGCCCCAAGGCTAAAACAGAGTATTAACATAGATGGAGACTTATCTGAATGGAAAGATGTTCCAAGATATGCTGTAACTGAAGACATGAATGTCCCCTCTGGAGGAATAATTCCTGTAGATAAAAGATCACAAGTTCTCCATAGTTATTTCCAAGCAACCTGGGACGATGAAAATTTATACTTAGCAGCAGACGTTTACGATGAGTTTGTTGTCATAAACATAGCTCCCCAGGACATTGGAGGATATTATAGAACTGATTCTATAGAATTTTATATAAATCCAAATGTAGCAGGCTCTAATGCGGGAATATTCAAATTGGCAGTACTTCCATTTGACACAGAAGGAAATGTACAAGCAGTAAGACACGAAGACGCAAATCCAGGGTCTTTATCAAAAACTGCTCCAAAAGTTCAATTGGCTTCTTTGAGAACAGATCACGGATACAGTATAGAGGTAAAAATCCCATTTGAATATCTTGGATTGTCACCTCAGGAAGGTGTACAAATTGGTTTCAGTCACACAGTCCATAATTCCAATAAACAAGATGCACAAATTGGCGCATATGTAAGACAAAACATAATTTCATGGAATCCTGTGCCAGATATTTGGGCAAATCCGCAAAATTGGGGTATGCTGGAATTAACTGAGTAAATATGAACTTTAGAAATGAGAATTTTTAAAAATAAGCGGTTGAATTTAAAATGGGTTCAAGTACGGTCTTAGAATTTCTAAAGTGAGTAAATGAGGAAAAATAGGAGGTGTAATATTATGAAAAGATTGATAGGTATTTTAAGCATTTTTTTGATTTTAGTAGCATCAGCTTTTGGTGCAACGAAAATCACTGTATGGGCAATGGGTGAAGAAGCAAAGAGCCTTGATCAGTTAGCAAAATTGTTTATGGAAGAATATCCTGAATACGAAGTCGATGTTCAAGCTATTCCCTGGGCGAATGCCTACGATAAGATTTTAACAGGTATTGCCGGTAGGCAAGTTCCAGATGTAGCTCAAATGGGAACTACTTGGATGGCACCTTTTGGCAGTATGGGAGCCTTCGAAGATTTAACCCCATACATTCAAAAATCTGAAATAGTAAATCCTGAAAACTTCTTTGAAGGTGCTTGGCAAACTGGTACAGTAAATGAGAGACAACTCGGCATTCCCTGGTATGTGGATACGCGAGCACTTTATTATCGAACTGATTTATTAGCTGAAGTTGGATACGATCATGCTCCTCAAAACTGGGACGAATTGTACGATGCTGCAAAAAAATTGGCTGAAAAAGGCAGATATGGCGTAACCCTTTATCAACCTCAAGACAATTATCAAGTATTAATGCCTTTTGTTTGGCAAAACGGTGGAGATATTATTGATAGCAATGGAAAAGTAATTGTAGATCAACCTGAATTCGTTGAAGCTTTTGCATATTATACAAGATTCTTTACAGAAAAACTTGCTCCAATAGGGGGCGGCGGAAACTTATTCCAAGATTTTGCTTCTGGTGATACGCCAATGTTTTTCTCTGGTCCATGGATGGTTACTATGCTAAGAGAGCAAGTACCCCAGATCGAAGGCAAATGGGATGTTGCCTTGACGCCTCAAAAGAAAACAATGACGTCTTTCATGGGTGGAAGTGATTTAGTAATATTCAGAGATTCAAAAAATAAAGAAGTTGCTTGGAAATTCATAGAATTTCTTTCAAGACCAGACATCCAAGTAAAATGGTATCAAATAGTCAGTGCATTACCTTCTGTTCAGGCTGCCTGGGAGGACCCTGTATTACAACAAGATCCTATGATCAAAGTTTTTGGAGAACAACTAAACGATGCAAAGGCACCTGTAAATATACCCCAATTTCAAGAAATCTCCGTATCTATGGATAGAAGAGTTGAAGAGGCAATTTATGGTAGAAAAAGTCCAGAACAAGCAGCAAAAGATCTGAAAAATGACATTGAAAAAATCCTGAGATAAAAAACACGCCCCTCTTGCTAAAAAGTGGGAGGGGCTTTTTATAACAATTAGTTGAGGGAGTGATAAAATGAAAACTCCATTAAGAGCCATAGTCACATTTTTAGGTCCCCCTATCATTTTATTATTTATTTTTATGTTGATCCCCATATTTGTTTCTCTTTTTATAAGTTTTACTGATTTCGATGTTTATGCTATGTATGACTGGAGTAACGCTTCTTTTATAGGCTTACAAAACTATGGAGAGTTAATGCAAGATCCCCTTTTCTGGCGAGCTTTGCTAAATACATTGTATGCTTTAGTAGTCGCAATGCCTTTGACAGTGATACTTTCTTTAAGTTTTGCTGCATTAATAAATAGAGAAGGAACTTATTTAAAAAACTTTTTTAAAGTCAGTTTTTACCTTCCTTCAATAACAAACACGGTTGCTATTGCTATCGTGTGGGCTTGGATGTTGAACCCAGATTACGGATTAATCAACTGGTTTTTGGGTTTATTTGGTATTCAAGGCCCAAATTGGTTGGGAGATCCTGCATGGGCTATGCCATCTGTAATAATGCTTGTAGTTTGGAAAGCAGTGGGATACAATATAATTCTTTTTACAGCAGGATTACAAAATATTCCTGATTATTTGTATGAAGCAGCTGAATTAGATGGGGCTACAAGATTTCAACAATTTCTATACGTTACTGTTCCTTCCTTAAGACCGACAATATTTTTTGTAACGGTAATGACAGTTATAGGTTACTTACAATTATTTGAAGAACCTTATATGTTAACTGCAGGAGGTCCATTAAACTCTACTCTATCTATAGTTCTGTATTTATATAGACAGGGTTTTAGATTCTTTAAATTAGGTTACGCTTCTTCTATAGCGTTTGTTTTATTCTTAATGATATTTGCTCTTACTTTTATTCAAATGAGGGCAAGAAGAAACGAAGCTTAACCTAACTAACGAGGAGCTGATAATATGCGAAAAAGAAAAATCTCACCAATAGAGCAGACCGTAGTTCATGGGATACTTATTATTTGGTTGTTAGTTTCAGTCATTCCTTTTGTTTGGATGGTTTCAACATCATTCAAAGGACCAGGGGAAATATTCGTTTTTCCTCCAAAGTGGATACCTCGCTCTCCTACTTTTCAAAATTATATAGATTTATTTCAAAAAGTCAATTTTGGAAGGCCATTTTTAAACTCAGTCATAGTTTCTCTAACTACCACATTATTATCGGTTTTAGTTGCAACTATGGCAGGTTATGGTTTTGCCAAGTTTAATTTTAAAAACAAAAATGTTTTATTTTTAGTCATATTAGGAACAATAATGGTACCTGGTCAAATAACGATGATCCCGGTCTTTTTACTTCTAACCCAATTAAACTTATTAAATACATACTGGGGATTAATTTTACCAGCAATAGCAAATGCTTTTAACATATTTTTTATGAGACAATTCATAAGCGGCATTCCGGATGAATTGATAGAAGCAGCAAAAATGGATGGAGCACACGAAGGTTGGATATTTTTTAGAGTAATATTACCTCTAGCAAGACCGGCTATGGCAGCAATAACCATTTTTACTTTTACAGGTTCTTGGAACAAT
This genomic interval carries:
- a CDS encoding glucoamylase family protein, coding for MKKVTYLLMAVVLLFSLSVFSQSLIHSFEYTHDLNNDNSGSTFELSGRFVYEGKYSVIVVPSGESAETKMAFELSGDRLNNWLGNDTLRLAVYTKPVTTLKPNKFFLGMADVTEGWKWVDGVFSETEPKDGWNIVEYKLTDKMKDVMPDGKYMLYFSFMHTQGVTNIPLKDPFYVDNLIALNSEEPEIERIYIWSMDSEEEIGTFGNDNTGAKFELVKDLAAEGLYAMKVIPDGEAIEAKIAIELSGEKVPLWMGRNEVTMNVYIPKENKIKPTMYFLGMADVTSGWEWVGGVFSDTQVNPGWNKVEFEIAGNMSNLVEGNKYMIYLAFGGFDEDNVKTPLYEPFYVDGIFVEKSSKPTVEEVLAMVPTSVKEEVQNLLELEDEPLLEEIQKRAFLYFWNEANPTNGLIKDRSTKDSPSSIAAVGMGLSAIPVGIERGWVSYEEGYERVLTTLTTFVNGEVEGMNGFFYHFVDMNTGKRALNSEISSIDTAILVSGALTAGAYFKDTQVEELANTLYENVNWQWMLDGGDTLSMGYKPEAGFLGARWDSFNEGLLAYVLAIGSPTYPISPDSWDKIFRPVKNDTYIYLPQETLFVYQYPNIWIDFRDKEDKYANYFNNAEAATRFNWLFAVQNRFKYETYDMDIWGLSASDGPTGYKAYGAVEGNHDGTVAPYASISSVPFTYDLSMNSIRGMLSKYGPLVWGEYGFYSAFNVDEVWFSDQYIGIDQGDIILMIENYRTGMIWDLFMSNEHIQDALNKIGFVDKVSDYSVTPWYVEEYQRLLTSSEEKLALAPRLKQSINIDGDLSEWKDVPRYAVTEDMNVPSGGIIPVDKRSQVLHSYFQATWDDENLYLAADVYDEFVVINIAPQDIGGYYRTDSIEFYINPNVAGSNAGIFKLAVLPFDTEGNVQAVRHEDANPGSLSKTAPKVQLASLRTDHGYSIEVKIPFEYLGLSPQEGVQIGFSHTVHNSNKQDAQIGAYVRQNIISWNPVPDIWANPQNWGMLELTE
- a CDS encoding sugar ABC transporter substrate-binding protein, whose protein sequence is MKRLIGILSIFLILVASAFGATKITVWAMGEEAKSLDQLAKLFMEEYPEYEVDVQAIPWANAYDKILTGIAGRQVPDVAQMGTTWMAPFGSMGAFEDLTPYIQKSEIVNPENFFEGAWQTGTVNERQLGIPWYVDTRALYYRTDLLAEVGYDHAPQNWDELYDAAKKLAEKGRYGVTLYQPQDNYQVLMPFVWQNGGDIIDSNGKVIVDQPEFVEAFAYYTRFFTEKLAPIGGGGNLFQDFASGDTPMFFSGPWMVTMLREQVPQIEGKWDVALTPQKKTMTSFMGGSDLVIFRDSKNKEVAWKFIEFLSRPDIQVKWYQIVSALPSVQAAWEDPVLQQDPMIKVFGEQLNDAKAPVNIPQFQEISVSMDRRVEEAIYGRKSPEQAAKDLKNDIEKILR
- a CDS encoding carbohydrate ABC transporter permease, with amino-acid sequence MKTPLRAIVTFLGPPIILLFIFMLIPIFVSLFISFTDFDVYAMYDWSNASFIGLQNYGELMQDPLFWRALLNTLYALVVAMPLTVILSLSFAALINREGTYLKNFFKVSFYLPSITNTVAIAIVWAWMLNPDYGLINWFLGLFGIQGPNWLGDPAWAMPSVIMLVVWKAVGYNIILFTAGLQNIPDYLYEAAELDGATRFQQFLYVTVPSLRPTIFFVTVMTVIGYLQLFEEPYMLTAGGPLNSTLSIVLYLYRQGFRFFKLGYASSIAFVLFLMIFALTFIQMRARRNEA
- a CDS encoding carbohydrate ABC transporter permease; translated protein: MRKRKISPIEQTVVHGILIIWLLVSVIPFVWMVSTSFKGPGEIFVFPPKWIPRSPTFQNYIDLFQKVNFGRPFLNSVIVSLTTTLLSVLVATMAGYGFAKFNFKNKNVLFLVILGTIMVPGQITMIPVFLLLTQLNLLNTYWGLILPAIANAFNIFFMRQFISGIPDELIEAAKMDGAHEGWIFFRVILPLARPAMAAITIFTFTGSWNNFLWPLIIATDESMYTLPVAISVLGGQYSENIAMQMAGSVIVILPLIIVFLFTQKYFIKGITFTGLKG